The sequence gtatagacagacaaccacacacactcacactcacttgtataggcaatttagaattatcaATCCACctattgtacatgtttttggactgtgggaagaaaccggagtaaacccacacaggcatggggagaacatgcaaactccacacagaaaggcccctgcctgttggaacccgaacccaggaccttcttgctgtgaggcaacagtgctaaccactaagccaccgtaaAGTCCAAATAACATACATAATTAATGTAATTCATATCATTCATGCATGAACAATCAAAACTTTCCTCACACCCATGCAATAATCAGTAAGCAGAAACTACACAAATCTTGAAAAAGCTTCTTTATTTTGTTACGCTGTATGACTGCAGTCGCTTTCTTTAGCCCCCTCACTGACAGGAATGttgtacaaaaacacacatgacCTAGAAATATCCCAAATTATGCTAATTCACAGTTCATAGCGATGATTAATCCAAGAGTCATGTACAAATATAAACGCACATTTAGCCCATCCCAGGTTCGTTTTCATCAGAGCTGGTATTCAGCTGTTTCAGTCCTGGTCTCAGATCCATTTGGTGACTCTATGCATCAGGAGTCTGATTCCGCGCCAGTCCTCCTAATTAAACGCCACTTAATCAGGTCCAGATCCACGCAATCCTTTTCCTCACTTTTTCTTGTTCTCCTTACAGGCCACTACATATCTTTGGGCTACGTTGAGAGGAGGCGAGTAGCCATCTGCGTAGGACGTGTCTTCAAACAGCACAGAGTAGTCGTCTTGGGGCTGCAATTTAAACAATAAGGTTAAAATATTAAGACTTACTTGATAGATTCATTTGCAGACACTTTTTTGGTCTTTATTCTTGTCAGAAGATATAAAGCATTATAATATTCGATGTAAATTGAGCCAAAATCAGTTTCAAGAACAAAATGCTGCTGGTGTAGGATCAGGATCTGGTGATGTTACAGGCTTGGGACAGGCAGCATTTTATCACCATTCATTTCCACAACTGGAAATACAGTAAGATCTGAAGAGTACAGCGAGTTTCAAACCTTAATGTTGACAAAAATCAGAACTAATCTCAATAacacaaggaaaaaaacaacatttttctaGCAACTGAATGGAGCTACTTTGAAAATGTTGATGCTGACAAAACGTAATTCAAGCAGTTACACACTTGCACCTACGTAAAAACATTTTAAGCATCACTGTGATTTGTGCCATCTAGAATtcacacatttttacattatatgattatgttgaattattattatatattgttatcTTAACTTTCATGATAACTAGGTGGTTAGAATTTGACTTATACTTTTTGACCTTATGTTTACTTTTAGGTGAATATCTCTTCCCCAATTTGCCACAACACTGACATTTTCACAATTTAAAGCTTGGGTGTCAGATTCATTTCCTGGCTCCTGTCCTGTACGGTGATCTAAaccattttctattattttaaacCCAAACCTTTAAATAGTAATGAGAATAATGGGGCCAATGACATAATCCATGACGTTTCTGAAGCCTGATCATTTTTcaaaaaatttcatttcattttatttgacttttctAGGAATTTTGGGAACCTTAATGATTTCATTTTGGAAGCTAATATATGTTCTCAAAGCCAGAAAAACACCCTGTAATAACCTCTGCAACTAACTATGTTTGTATGCTGTGTATCGCCACTTTTCCCAGACTGTTGCTCCAGCGCTCACCCGGTGTGGAGGGTTATGAATCAGGGCTCTGTAGAAGCAGGTGGTTTGTGGGTAAAGGGCCAGCACCAGCTGATCTTTGCTGAACAGTGCCTCGGGGTCTGTCTCTGGGTTAGCCTTCCACTGTGGCAGAGGGATGATTCTTCTTCGACTTAGTGTGTGTCTCCTAGAGCAACAGAGGAGAGTATGTTCAGCGGAGAGAgcacacaacaataaataatgaaagaataaatctGCAAAGTATAAAATGGTAGTGAAGAAAATTACAGGAGAATAATCCATGACAGGTTGGTGTAATGCACCCAGATGAAAAGATGAGTTACTgttgaagctgattattttccacaacttgttttttttttttttacacaacaatttatatataaaaaaacaattttaacaacatttaatgttgtggaaaatCTGTGAAACATGTTAGTTCCCGTTATCACACAAGTTCTTGAAGCTAGAAACAGTCGTTCTCTCACCAGcctcaatttctctctctctataagcTTATTAGTAAAGAAAATGCAGGTTGTCATGTTACTCGTGTCCTCCGACATGAAAACACTCTGGTGAGGGAAATCTTATTGAGGTTTAACACAGCGTGTGACACTGGGAGTTGGTAACTGAGACAATGGAGACGCATGCTTTTACACTATAAGGCCAAAGtgttgtggacacctgaccttcaCAAAACCTTCATTTGGACccactttgctgttataataagctccactcttctgggaaggctttgcaTTAGATATTACGGTGTGGCTGTGGGGCTTTGTGCTCTTTCAGACACAAGAGCTTTAGTAAGGTGCAGTCAgcatttcagttcatcccaaaacgTCTCAAGCTACTTAAGCTCTTCCACTCTACCCTCAGCAAACAATGTCATGGTGGATCAAGTTTGGGCTTCTGAGTTCCAGTAAATGAAAACTTTAACCTATCGCAAACAATgacatcctatacaattgtgtgcttccaactgtatgggaacagtttggggaagaacaaCATATCTGTATGATATGTTGTTCTCATACACGATATATGTATGATGTTTCAAAAAACCTTTGGCTAATGCATATTGTTCTCTGATAAATAACAGCATTTATcagtttttaatctgtttagtATTAGtcttagataaaaaaaatggaacatCCCCTTTACGAGTCCATGTGACTAGGTTCCTGCAATGATTGTGAATTACAGCCcttactgtcagagctgctgttgatCTTCTGAACAAACACTGTGCACATTTATACTGTGGTATACATGTAAATATCAGAGATGCCACTTACTCCTTTCCTTCCTCATCAATATCATCCACTTCATACCTAAGAAAAGAATGAAGTTAGATTAAGAACCCAGATTTAAGTAACAGATACATTTCTGCTTAGCTTTGACCATTTCTTAGTGGTTAGAATCTGGTCACAGCAAATCCTGGTTCTACAGACGTTGAAGTGGTaggagtattattattatttttattattattattagtagtagtagtagtagtagtagtagacaGGTACTTGTTGGTGGAGTGGTTGTAGCTGACCACTTCTGCTAGGATCCACTGTTCATCTCCATCCACAGCCTTCACCCGAGCTGCCACCTTATCACCCTGCTTAGCCACGTAGTCACTGCTCGCGGGTATCGCTCCACACAGAGGGGGTGGACTAAAGCAGAGAGACAACAGCAACAGAATAGTTATACTTAAACACTCCACTGTTAGGATAATCAAAGAATGGACAAACGAAGTATACGAGCGGTTACCTTTCACCCGGTTTGCCGATCCATAGAGGAAGCGTCATTGCAGATTGCTGTAACAGGGTCATTAGTACACCTCTACGCATGGTCTTCCTGGGTGGGTCACTGTCGTTGTACACCCCTGCCATCCTTGCAGCTGAGAGACGAGAAAGAAGCGTGTGTCAGTCGCAAAAATACTGAAACTTCAGGCACCAAAAATCTGAAATTACTACTTTCCCCACTAAtagaaataacaataacaccacTAAGGACGTCAAATTCTATTGGTTCTTGCTTTGCCTAAGTCGTGATAAATATGACGTACATAAACACCTAAACATTGACAGCtaaactgtaacacactcaccgATACGTCTCTCTTCCAGTAGTGATTTAATTTCTGCGATCTTGTCAAGAGCGTGGCGCAATATACTGCAGAAGAAAACATGGAAAACTGTGTTACACGTTAAAAAGGCACAAGCGAAATAGAGCCGTGTTTTCAATACCACAAGATGGTGCTCTCTGTTTACAGTCTCATGAAGTAAAATCCAAATAATAGAGAGATGTAGTGCTGTACATAGTGCTACAGTGTTTAGTTATTTCATTAGTAATACTGACACTGACCCAGAGACAGGTTTTGTGCTTCCACATATTTGGCTGGTGAATGGTGCATGTGTACTACGTTATATCTACCTGCATTCAGCTTCTGCATCTGCTTTAGCCGTTGTGTACAGTCCACGCAGCTTTGTCCGATAGTATGGGGAAGCTGGGGAGAGAAAAAGTTCTATTTCCTTGTGTATTGCTAGTTAGCACAGAATAGTGTTTacttaagtaaataaaatgggAAATGCTGATAATATATGACAACGTAGACTCACTTTTGTTTTCTGTCTGCATCCTTTCATGTGTCTTCTGGATATTGAGTAGGTTGTGTTCGCTGCGTGAGCGCTCCTCCTGAAAATtacagagagggggaaaaaaatacactgaACAACAATTGCACAAGTTTTTATAACATGGTTTTATAAAATTGGTTTTTTTTGGGCAAATGGGTCTGTGTTTGTTATACTGCTTAATAAATAGTTAACCCTGCTTATGTTTCCTGTGTGCTTTGAATTTTGTCTG comes from Hemibagrus wyckioides isolate EC202008001 linkage group LG02, SWU_Hwy_1.0, whole genome shotgun sequence and encodes:
- the sgf29 gene encoding SAGA-associated factor 29 isoform X1, translated to MALVSADTKIAELLTELHQLIKQTQEERSRSEHNLLNIQKTHERMQTENKKLFLSPASPYYRTKLRGLYTTAKADAEAECSILRHALDKIAEIKSLLEERRIAARMAGVYNDSDPPRKTMRRGVLMTLLQQSAMTLPLWIGKPGESPPPLCGAIPASSDYVAKQGDKVAARVKAVDGDEQWILAEVVSYNHSTNKYEVDDIDEEGKERHTLSRRRIIPLPQWKANPETDPEALFSKDQLVLALYPQTTCFYRALIHNPPHRPQDDYSVLFEDTSYADGYSPPLNVAQRYVVACKENKKK
- the sgf29 gene encoding SAGA-associated factor 29 isoform X2; this encodes MALVSADTKIAELLTELHQLIKQTQEERSRSEHNLLNIQKTHERMQTENKTSPYYRTKLRGLYTTAKADAEAECSILRHALDKIAEIKSLLEERRIAARMAGVYNDSDPPRKTMRRGVLMTLLQQSAMTLPLWIGKPGESPPPLCGAIPASSDYVAKQGDKVAARVKAVDGDEQWILAEVVSYNHSTNKYEVDDIDEEGKERHTLSRRRIIPLPQWKANPETDPEALFSKDQLVLALYPQTTCFYRALIHNPPHRPQDDYSVLFEDTSYADGYSPPLNVAQRYVVACKENKKK